In Streptomyces violaceusniger Tu 4113, one DNA window encodes the following:
- a CDS encoding HAD family hydrolase → MSKSQRDSALVLWDVDHTLVSIGGVSRDIYEHAFRSAIGRPLSRLASMTGRTERAIITETLELNDVEVSQASVSRFCSALGVAAHKLEGRIRESGRSLPGAADALYALQDGRVVQSVVTGNIRSIAKTKLSAFNLADSLDLEVGGYGDDGSDRAVLVRLACERAEEKYHTSFAGKRTFVIGDTPHDIKGARDAGVFAVGVATGRSSVKVLEKCGADLVLTDLTSIEELRNTVFDSQGS, encoded by the coding sequence GTGTCGAAGAGCCAGCGAGATTCAGCACTCGTATTGTGGGACGTGGACCATACCCTTGTGAGTATTGGTGGCGTCAGCCGTGACATCTACGAACATGCCTTCAGGTCGGCAATCGGGCGCCCCCTTAGTCGGCTGGCTTCCATGACCGGCCGCACGGAACGCGCCATTATCACCGAGACCCTTGAATTGAATGATGTCGAGGTTTCCCAGGCATCTGTTTCGCGCTTCTGCTCTGCGCTTGGTGTAGCCGCACACAAATTGGAAGGGCGCATTCGGGAATCCGGACGCTCTTTACCGGGGGCCGCTGATGCTCTTTACGCCCTCCAGGATGGGCGCGTAGTGCAATCCGTGGTGACTGGAAATATCCGGTCCATCGCCAAAACAAAGCTCAGCGCATTCAATCTTGCGGATAGCCTCGACCTTGAGGTAGGCGGCTACGGCGATGACGGAAGCGACCGGGCTGTGCTTGTTCGGCTCGCTTGCGAACGGGCCGAAGAGAAGTACCATACTTCCTTCGCTGGCAAGCGAACATTCGTCATTGGCGACACGCCGCATGACATTAAAGGCGCCCGCGATGCTGGCGTATTCGCGGTCGGAGTAGCAACCGGAAGAAGTTCCGTTAAGGTGCTAGAAAAGTGCGGCGCTGATTTGGTACTCACTGACCTGACGAGCATAGAGGAGCTACGCAACACAGTCTTTGACTCGCAGGGAAGCTAG
- a CDS encoding HpcH/HpaI aldolase/citrate lyase family protein — translation MTTRRVPLRSLLFVPGSRTDWLPKAEAAGADAAILDLEDAVPEVGKAAAREAVAEAVAADQVTAGTPAPIRLLVRINALDRATGWQGADDLRAVARPGLYGIVLPKVSGPEDVTTADRLLAWCEREHGLPEGHFALLPLLETARGLREAYAIGRAAARIAHLGAVTAPGGDVERAIGYRWTPQGEETRELRARALLDARAADRPHPVAGLWADVADLAGLRRFAEQNRALGYEGMAVIHPSHVPVVNEVFAPDAEELARCERLIAAVERAQAKGAGAVLFEGRMVDEAMAATARHTLARHGGG, via the coding sequence GTGACGACACGTCGTGTCCCCCTGCGCTCCCTGCTCTTCGTGCCCGGCAGCCGGACCGACTGGCTGCCCAAAGCGGAGGCGGCGGGCGCCGACGCGGCCATCCTCGACCTGGAGGACGCCGTCCCGGAGGTCGGCAAGGCGGCGGCACGCGAGGCCGTGGCCGAGGCCGTGGCTGCCGACCAGGTGACGGCCGGAACGCCCGCTCCAATACGCCTGCTCGTACGGATCAACGCACTGGACCGCGCCACGGGCTGGCAGGGCGCCGACGACCTGCGAGCGGTGGCCCGTCCCGGGCTCTACGGCATCGTGCTGCCCAAGGTGAGCGGCCCCGAGGACGTGACCACCGCCGACCGGCTGCTGGCGTGGTGCGAGCGCGAACACGGCCTGCCCGAGGGCCATTTCGCCCTGCTGCCGCTGCTGGAAACGGCACGCGGACTGCGCGAGGCGTACGCCATCGGCCGGGCCGCCGCCCGGATCGCCCACCTGGGCGCGGTGACCGCCCCGGGCGGGGATGTGGAGCGGGCGATCGGCTACCGCTGGACCCCGCAGGGCGAGGAGACCCGTGAACTGCGGGCCCGCGCGCTGCTCGACGCACGCGCCGCGGACCGCCCCCACCCGGTGGCCGGGCTATGGGCGGACGTGGCGGACCTCGCGGGGCTACGGCGCTTCGCCGAGCAGAACCGCGCCCTCGGCTACGAGGGGATGGCGGTGATCCACCCGTCCCATGTGCCGGTGGTCAACGAGGTGTTCGCACCCGACGCCGAGGAGCTGGCCCGCTGTGAACGGCTGATCGCGGCGGTGGAGCGGGCACAGGCGAAGGGCGCGGGGGCGGTGCTCTTCGAGGGCCGGATGGTCGACGAGGCGATGGCGGCAACAGCCCGCCACACCCTGGCCCGCCACGGCGGGGGGTGA
- a CDS encoding CaiB/BaiF CoA transferase family protein translates to MEDQTSTRQGQLTGLKVVEFAHVVAGPLAGGMLADQGADVVHVEPPGSGDAARAMGPRRDGVPLWFKVAGRNKRSVTLDLHHEEGRDVAWELIAWADVVIVTLRAGRLRAWGLDWEAVHALNPTAILLQISGFGATSSRADAPGFGKMGEARSGVVHLTGFPDGPPVHTGFSHGDAVTGLMGAFAILAALHRRDTDPDFDGEWIDLALFEPLYRLVEWQIIAYDQLGTAPERAGNQLAVAPAAVINTYRSADGDWLTVTSATNRSVRNVVRLLGLPDGEFATVDQQHAGRERLDTALRDWVAARPAAECLAAFERAEVVASRVFTAADIATDPVYAEREDIITVDDADLGPVRMQSVIPRFHRSPGAVWRTGPALGADNALVYGKWLGIDDGRLAKLEAEGVI, encoded by the coding sequence ATGGAGGACCAGACCAGCACACGGCAGGGACAGCTCACAGGGCTGAAGGTGGTGGAGTTCGCCCATGTGGTGGCGGGCCCGCTCGCCGGAGGGATGCTCGCCGACCAGGGGGCGGACGTCGTCCACGTGGAGCCGCCGGGCTCCGGTGACGCGGCGAGGGCGATGGGGCCGCGGCGCGACGGCGTTCCGCTCTGGTTCAAGGTGGCGGGCCGCAACAAGCGCTCCGTGACCCTGGATCTGCACCACGAGGAGGGCCGCGACGTCGCCTGGGAGCTGATCGCGTGGGCCGATGTGGTGATCGTGACCCTCCGGGCGGGCCGCCTGCGCGCCTGGGGCCTGGACTGGGAGGCCGTCCACGCGCTCAACCCCACCGCGATCCTGCTGCAGATCTCCGGCTTCGGCGCGACCTCTTCCCGTGCCGACGCGCCCGGCTTCGGGAAGATGGGCGAGGCCCGCAGCGGTGTGGTCCATCTGACCGGCTTCCCGGACGGCCCGCCCGTGCACACCGGTTTCTCGCACGGTGACGCGGTCACCGGGCTGATGGGCGCGTTCGCGATCCTGGCCGCCCTGCACCGCCGTGACACCGACCCGGACTTCGACGGCGAATGGATCGACCTGGCGCTGTTCGAGCCCCTGTACCGCCTGGTGGAGTGGCAGATCATCGCGTACGACCAGCTCGGCACGGCCCCCGAGCGGGCGGGCAACCAACTGGCCGTCGCCCCGGCCGCCGTCATCAACACCTACCGCAGCGCCGACGGCGACTGGCTCACCGTCACCTCCGCCACCAACCGCTCGGTGCGCAATGTGGTGCGGCTGCTGGGCCTGCCCGACGGGGAGTTCGCCACCGTGGACCAGCAGCACGCGGGGCGCGAGCGGCTCGACACGGCGCTGCGGGACTGGGTCGCGGCGCGCCCGGCGGCCGAGTGCCTGGCGGCGTTCGAACGGGCCGAGGTGGTGGCCTCGCGGGTGTTCACCGCCGCCGACATCGCCACCGACCCGGTCTACGCCGAACGCGAGGACATCATCACGGTGGACGACGCCGACCTCGGCCCGGTGCGGATGCAGTCGGTGATCCCGCGCTTCCACCGCTCCCCCGGTGCCGTGTGGCGGACCGGCCCCGCCCTCGGCGCGGACAACGCGCTGGTCTACGGGAAGTGGCTGGGCATCGACGACGGACGGCTGGCGAAACTGGAGGCCGAAGGTGTCATCTGA
- a CDS encoding LysR family transcriptional regulator: protein MDVTLRQLTAYAAVARAVSFTAAAAELHVSQSSLSRAVADLERTLGMRLLERDTRNVRLTPAGAEALRIADQILSAHRAGLAQLGRYGAGERGAVALATLPSVAAVLLPPVISAFRARRPEMTVRLLDGLERSVLERVVDGDADFAVSTVARRAPGVRLRPLVRDRFDAVLPEHHPLAEREEVTWEELGREPFLAVGTDSSVRRMTDAAFAQAGMEANPAAEASNVATVGGLVAAGLGVSALPALVHPLMVPGRLVRRPLVGPVVERRLYVVLPTRRTLPPGARRFLDQLEEFRSAADALPAGVVWEEADDGPW from the coding sequence ATGGACGTCACCCTGCGCCAGCTCACCGCGTACGCGGCGGTCGCGCGCGCCGTGAGCTTCACCGCGGCCGCCGCCGAACTGCATGTGTCCCAGTCGTCGCTGAGCCGTGCGGTCGCCGATCTGGAACGGACGCTGGGGATGCGGCTGCTGGAGCGGGACACCCGCAATGTGCGGCTCACCCCGGCGGGCGCCGAGGCGCTGCGGATCGCCGACCAGATCCTCTCCGCGCACCGCGCGGGCCTGGCCCAGCTTGGGCGCTACGGGGCCGGTGAACGCGGTGCGGTGGCCCTGGCGACCCTGCCGTCGGTCGCGGCCGTGCTGCTGCCGCCGGTGATCTCCGCCTTCCGCGCGCGGCGCCCGGAGATGACCGTACGGCTGCTGGACGGGCTCGAACGCTCGGTGCTGGAGCGGGTGGTCGACGGGGACGCCGACTTCGCGGTCAGCACGGTGGCCCGGCGCGCCCCCGGCGTACGGCTGCGGCCGCTGGTGCGCGACCGCTTCGACGCGGTGCTCCCGGAGCACCATCCGCTGGCCGAGCGGGAGGAGGTGACCTGGGAGGAGCTGGGCCGGGAGCCGTTTCTCGCGGTGGGCACCGACTCCAGCGTGCGCCGGATGACCGACGCGGCCTTCGCCCAGGCCGGTATGGAGGCGAACCCGGCGGCCGAGGCGTCGAACGTGGCCACGGTGGGCGGGCTGGTGGCCGCCGGGCTCGGCGTCTCCGCGCTGCCGGCCCTGGTCCATCCGCTGATGGTGCCGGGCCGGCTGGTGCGGCGCCCGCTGGTGGGGCCGGTGGTGGAGCGCCGGCTGTATGTCGTCCTGCCGACGCGCCGCACCCTGCCGCCGGGGGCGCGCCGCTTCCTGGACCAACTGGAGGAGTTCCGCTCCGCCGCCGATGCCCTGCCGGCGGGGGTGGTGTGGGAGGAGGCGGACGACGGTCCGTGGTGA